Proteins from a genomic interval of Massilia sp. KIM:
- a CDS encoding cytochrome b/b6 domain-containing protein has translation MNHQADKPNGAAGGIVMLRRHALVTRLTHWLNVLCFCLLAASGMQIFNAWPQLYWGQQGADASHALLVLQAFPGWLTLPSWQDLAAGRRWHLFFAWCFVLNGAAYLAYAVFSGHLRRDLLPRGGELAPRHLWREVLDHARLRFPRDERARHYNTLQKLSYLGVIGLLLPMMLLTGLSMSPAMNAVLPWLPELFGGRQSARTLHFASAALLVLFVVVHLAMVLLSGPWNNLRSMLSGRYAIHLGRPHE, from the coding sequence ATGAACCATCAGGCAGACAAGCCGAACGGGGCGGCAGGCGGCATCGTGATGCTGCGCCGGCACGCCCTCGTCACCCGCCTCACGCATTGGCTGAACGTGCTGTGCTTTTGCTTGCTGGCCGCGAGCGGCATGCAGATCTTCAACGCCTGGCCCCAGCTGTACTGGGGCCAGCAGGGCGCGGACGCGAGCCACGCCCTGCTCGTGCTCCAGGCTTTTCCGGGCTGGCTGACCCTGCCGTCCTGGCAAGACCTCGCCGCCGGGCGGCGCTGGCACCTGTTCTTCGCCTGGTGCTTCGTCCTCAACGGCGCGGCCTACCTGGCCTACGCCGTGTTCAGCGGCCACCTGCGGCGCGACCTGCTGCCGCGCGGCGGCGAGCTGGCTCCGCGCCACCTGTGGCGCGAAGTCCTCGACCACGCGCGCCTGCGCTTCCCGCGCGACGAGCGGGCGCGCCACTACAACACGCTGCAGAAACTGAGCTATCTGGGCGTGATCGGCCTGCTGCTGCCCATGATGCTGCTCACCGGCCTGAGCATGTCGCCGGCCATGAACGCCGTCCTGCCCTGGCTGCCCGAGCTGTTCGGCGGACGCCAGTCGGCGCGCACCCTGCACTTCGCCAGCGCGGCGCTGCTGGTGCTGTTCGTCGTCGTCCACCTCGCCATGGTCTTGCTGTCGGGACCCTGGAACAACCTGCGTTCCATGCTGTCGGGACGCTATGCGATCCACCTTGGGAGGCCGCATGAATGA
- a CDS encoding molybdopterin-binding protein — protein MNEINDKRRRLLLGAGALALAGCDAATRHPGVEAMLRGAEALNMAAQRRLLSRGALAPEFEEADISPQFRVNGTSMPDSEEYAALLAGHFKDWRLEVGGLVARPRAFSLAELKLMPARTQITRHDCVEGWSAIGKWTGVPLGQLLRAVGVLPSARYVVFHCADELEKTLDGSGRYYESIDLVDAFHPQTLLAYGMNGAELGVGHGAPLRLRVERQLGYKQAKYLMRIELVDSFRHLGDGKGGYWEDRGYEWYAGI, from the coding sequence ATGAATGAGATCAACGACAAGCGCCGTCGCCTGCTGCTCGGCGCCGGCGCGCTGGCCCTGGCCGGCTGCGACGCGGCCACCCGCCACCCGGGCGTCGAGGCCATGCTGCGCGGCGCCGAGGCCCTGAACATGGCGGCCCAGCGGCGCCTGCTGTCGCGCGGCGCGCTGGCGCCCGAATTCGAGGAGGCCGACATTTCGCCGCAGTTCCGCGTCAACGGCACCAGCATGCCCGACAGCGAGGAATACGCGGCCCTGCTGGCCGGTCACTTCAAGGACTGGCGGCTCGAGGTTGGCGGGCTGGTGGCGCGGCCGCGCGCCTTCTCGCTGGCCGAACTCAAGCTGATGCCGGCGCGCACCCAGATCACCCGCCACGACTGCGTGGAAGGCTGGAGCGCGATCGGCAAGTGGACCGGGGTGCCGCTCGGCCAGCTGCTGCGCGCGGTCGGGGTGCTGCCCTCGGCGCGCTACGTGGTCTTCCATTGCGCGGACGAGCTGGAAAAGACCCTGGACGGCAGCGGGCGCTATTACGAGAGCATCGACCTGGTCGACGCCTTCCATCCCCAGACCCTGCTCGCCTACGGCATGAACGGGGCCGAGCTCGGCGTCGGCCACGGCGCGCCCTTGCGCCTGCGGGTCGAGCGCCAGCTCGGCTACAAGCAGGCCAAGTACCTGATGCGGATCGAGCTGGTGGACAGCTTCCGCCACCTCGGGGACGGCAAGGGTGGCTATTGGGAAGACCGCGGCTACGAATGGTATGCCGGCATCTAG
- a CDS encoding GDSL-type esterase/lipase family protein produces MSTQLAVSTAITPRFIHGAVEVERTAAGLLPHRLPAWARAQCADPQLAMAQSQPSGVRLVFRTTATELELVVLPTKRVYGSMAARADGIYDLLVDGRLLRQASVRGGQAMKIDMASGATTLVPGEARSLRFGELPGGFKHVEIWLPHDETTELLALRSSAPVFVVTEAGRKRWVHHGSSISQGSNAAHPSGIWPAVAAARAGLDLLNLGFGGSALLDPFVARSIRDLPADLISLKIGINLVNTDLMRLRAFAPAVHGFLDTIRDGHPDTPLYLVSPLCCPMHEEVPGPTQFDTGALAAGRVMFRAGGSVHELAQGKLNLRLIREGLAAIVRQRAASDPQLHYVDGLALYGHEDSARMALRDELHPDADSHRLIGERFADLVLAGS; encoded by the coding sequence ATGAGCACACAACTCGCGGTCAGCACGGCCATCACGCCGCGCTTCATCCACGGCGCCGTCGAGGTCGAGCGCACCGCGGCCGGCCTGCTGCCGCACCGCCTGCCGGCCTGGGCGCGCGCCCAGTGCGCCGATCCGCAACTGGCGATGGCGCAGTCCCAGCCCTCGGGCGTGCGCCTGGTGTTCCGGACCACGGCGACCGAGCTCGAACTGGTGGTGCTGCCCACCAAGCGCGTCTACGGCAGCATGGCGGCGCGCGCCGACGGGATCTACGACCTGCTGGTCGACGGCCGCCTGCTGCGCCAGGCGAGCGTGCGCGGCGGCCAGGCGATGAAGATCGACATGGCTTCGGGCGCCACCACCCTGGTGCCGGGCGAGGCCCGCAGCCTGCGCTTCGGCGAGCTGCCGGGCGGCTTCAAGCACGTCGAGATCTGGCTGCCGCACGACGAGACGACCGAGCTGCTGGCCCTGCGTTCCAGCGCCCCGGTGTTCGTGGTCACGGAAGCGGGCAGGAAGCGCTGGGTGCATCACGGCAGTTCGATCAGCCAGGGCTCGAACGCGGCCCATCCTTCCGGCATCTGGCCGGCGGTGGCCGCGGCGCGCGCCGGCCTCGACCTGCTCAATCTCGGCTTCGGCGGCAGCGCCTTGCTCGATCCCTTCGTGGCGCGCAGCATCCGCGACCTGCCGGCGGACCTGATCAGCCTGAAGATCGGCATCAACCTGGTCAACACCGACCTGATGCGCCTGCGCGCCTTCGCTCCGGCGGTGCATGGTTTTCTCGACACCATCCGCGACGGCCATCCGGACACGCCGCTCTACCTGGTCTCGCCGCTGTGCTGTCCGATGCACGAAGAAGTGCCGGGGCCGACCCAGTTCGACACCGGCGCGCTGGCGGCGGGGCGGGTGATGTTCCGCGCCGGCGGCAGCGTGCACGAGCTGGCGCAGGGCAAGCTGAACCTGCGGCTGATCCGGGAGGGCCTGGCGGCGATCGTCAGGCAGCGGGCCGCCAGCGACCCGCAGCTGCACTACGTGGATGGCCTGGCCCTGTACGGGCACGAGGACAGCGCGCGGATGGCGCTGCGCGACGAGCTGCATCCGGACGCGGACAGCCACCGCCTGATCGGCGAGCGCTTCGCCGACCTGGTACTGGCGGGGTCTTGA
- a CDS encoding CzcE family metal-binding protein codes for MKTIKSVSTLMFALSVSLAAGLASAAEPVAKRAEIADHGAVVQDAGAVRKIVIQPNTKSVTVQDGETVTFVVDGKSFSYHFQTWPTTNVLPLSAIAPQEVNVGGVRVYVNHLIPG; via the coding sequence ATGAAAACGATCAAATCTGTTTCGACCCTGATGTTTGCCCTGTCCGTCTCCCTGGCCGCCGGCCTCGCCAGCGCGGCGGAGCCCGTCGCCAAGCGCGCCGAGATCGCGGACCATGGCGCGGTGGTGCAGGACGCCGGCGCCGTCCGCAAGATCGTCATCCAGCCGAACACCAAATCGGTGACGGTGCAGGACGGCGAAACCGTGACCTTCGTGGTGGACGGCAAGAGCTTCAGCTACCACTTCCAGACCTGGCCGACCACCAACGTCCTGCCGCTGTCCGCGATCGCACCGCAAGAGGTGAACGTCGGCGGCGTGCGCGTGTACGTCAACCACCTGATCCCGGGCTGA
- a CDS encoding glutathione S-transferase family protein, translating into MRLYHSPYSSHSRRVSMVLEHLGIRLDTVEVNLMDADERRRLEELNPNGKLPVLVDGELVLWESCAIMQYLAERHSGQSLYPQGLVARTCVNRWLFWACQHFSPAIGIFTWERLWKKMVNGGEPDPREIARGEQELALAAAVLDGHAATRKWLVGGQVTLADYAVAAPLMYMEQADLPLQEYAHLQAWFARVRELPAWVRTTPVY; encoded by the coding sequence ATGCGCCTCTACCACAGCCCCTATTCCTCGCATTCGCGCCGCGTGAGCATGGTGCTCGAGCATCTCGGCATCCGGCTCGACACGGTCGAAGTCAACCTGATGGACGCGGACGAACGCCGCCGCCTGGAAGAACTGAACCCCAATGGCAAGCTGCCGGTGCTGGTGGACGGCGAGCTGGTGCTGTGGGAATCCTGCGCCATCATGCAATACCTGGCCGAACGCCATTCCGGACAGTCCCTCTACCCGCAAGGCCTGGTGGCGCGCACCTGCGTCAACCGCTGGCTGTTCTGGGCCTGCCAGCATTTTTCGCCGGCGATCGGGATATTCACCTGGGAACGCCTGTGGAAGAAGATGGTCAACGGCGGGGAGCCGGACCCGCGCGAGATCGCGCGCGGCGAGCAGGAGCTGGCGCTCGCCGCCGCCGTGCTCGACGGCCATGCGGCCACGCGCAAGTGGCTGGTCGGCGGCCAGGTGACCCTGGCCGACTACGCGGTGGCCGCGCCCCTCATGTACATGGAACAGGCGGACCTGCCGCTGCAGGAGTATGCGCACCTGCAGGCCTGGTTCGCGCGGGTGCGCGAACTGCCGGCGTGGGTGCGCACCACGCCGGTGTACTGA
- a CDS encoding YafY family protein gives MSRTGRLFQLMDALRGHRRPVTASALAERLGVSERTIYRDIQALAQLGAPVEGSAGVGYLLRTGFFLPPLMFDVDELEALVLGARWVRHQGDPALHAAAERALAKIATATPRDLRDHMADTSLWVPVWPKPEPDTFIQPAREAIRHCRKLRLLYRDEQGRPSERVIWPFALAYFDGRRVLAAWCELRDAIRHFRVDRIVEAESRAERYPAQRHALLRQWRAEHGIEEDS, from the coding sequence ATGAGCCGCACCGGCCGCCTGTTCCAGCTCATGGACGCCCTGCGCGGCCACCGCCGTCCGGTGACGGCCAGCGCGCTGGCCGAGCGCCTGGGCGTCTCGGAACGCACCATCTACCGCGACATCCAGGCCCTGGCCCAGCTGGGCGCGCCGGTGGAAGGCTCCGCCGGGGTCGGCTACCTGCTGCGCACCGGCTTCTTCCTGCCGCCCTTGATGTTCGACGTCGACGAGCTCGAGGCCCTGGTGCTGGGCGCGCGCTGGGTGCGCCACCAGGGCGACCCGGCCCTGCACGCCGCCGCCGAACGCGCGCTGGCCAAGATCGCCACCGCCACCCCGCGCGACCTGCGCGACCACATGGCCGACACCAGCCTGTGGGTGCCGGTCTGGCCCAAGCCGGAACCCGACACCTTCATCCAGCCGGCGCGCGAAGCGATCCGCCACTGCCGCAAGCTGCGCCTGCTCTACCGCGATGAACAGGGACGGCCTTCGGAGCGCGTGATCTGGCCCTTCGCCCTCGCCTATTTCGACGGCCGCCGCGTGCTGGCCGCCTGGTGCGAGCTGCGCGACGCCATCCGCCACTTCCGGGTCGACCGCATCGTCGAAGCCGAGTCGCGCGCCGAGCGCTATCCGGCCCAGCGCCACGCCCTGCTGCGCCAGTGGCGCGCCGAACACGGGATCGAGGAAGACTCCTGA
- the fliR gene encoding flagellar biosynthetic protein FliR, whose protein sequence is MLALTSAELNAWVAGLLWPLTRILGLIATAPIFGNGRVPVSVKVVLGVLLAIVIAPTVPAIPAMDPTSWAGLLILVKELLIGVAMGFAMRLVFAAIEFAGEVASQTMGLGFATFFDPNSQGRSSAISQFMALVATMAFLAVNAHLVLLAALAESFVSLPISSTPFSGNAPLELVRWGGRIFSAGLQLSLPIVAALLITNVALGILTRAAPQLNLFGIGFPVTLGVGFLTLSLAMPYLGTPILNLFNQGIEAGRAIPRAGAARAPTAATPATPARPAP, encoded by the coding sequence ATGCTGGCCCTCACCTCGGCCGAGCTCAACGCCTGGGTCGCCGGGCTGCTGTGGCCGCTCACCCGCATCCTGGGCCTGATCGCCACCGCGCCGATCTTCGGCAACGGCCGCGTGCCGGTCTCGGTCAAGGTGGTGCTGGGGGTGTTGCTGGCGATCGTGATCGCGCCCACCGTGCCGGCCATCCCGGCCATGGACCCGACCTCCTGGGCCGGCCTCCTGATCCTGGTGAAGGAACTCCTGATCGGGGTGGCGATGGGCTTCGCCATGCGCCTGGTGTTCGCCGCCATCGAGTTCGCCGGCGAAGTCGCCAGCCAGACCATGGGCCTGGGTTTCGCCACCTTCTTCGATCCCAATTCGCAAGGACGCTCCTCGGCCATCAGCCAGTTCATGGCCCTGGTCGCGACCATGGCCTTCCTCGCCGTAAACGCCCACCTGGTGCTGCTGGCGGCGCTGGCCGAAAGCTTCGTCAGCCTGCCGATTTCCAGCACGCCCTTTTCCGGCAACGCGCCGCTGGAACTGGTGCGCTGGGGCGGGCGCATCTTCTCGGCCGGGCTGCAGCTCTCGCTGCCGATCGTGGCCGCGCTGCTCATCACCAACGTGGCCCTCGGCATCCTGACCCGCGCCGCGCCCCAGCTGAATTTGTTCGGCATCGGCTTCCCGGTGACCCTGGGTGTGGGCTTCCTGACCCTGAGCCTGGCCATGCCCTACCTGGGCACGCCCATCCTCAACCTGTTCAACCAGGGCATCGAAGCGGGCCGCGCGATCCCGCGCGCCGGCGCCGCCCGGGCGCCCACTGCGGCCACTCCGGCTACCCCGGCCCGTCCGGCGCCATGA
- the fliQ gene encoding flagellar biosynthesis protein FliQ, protein MTPESVMTMGRTAMEVTLMVSAPLLLVALIIGLIVSIFQAATQINEATLSFIPKLVGIFIALVVAGPWMLSVMLDYMRQVFTGIPGLIG, encoded by the coding sequence ATGACCCCGGAAAGCGTGATGACCATGGGCCGCACGGCCATGGAAGTGACCCTGATGGTCTCGGCCCCGCTGCTGCTGGTGGCCCTGATCATCGGCCTGATCGTGTCCATCTTCCAGGCCGCGACCCAGATCAACGAAGCGACCCTGTCCTTCATCCCCAAGCTGGTCGGCATCTTCATCGCCCTGGTGGTGGCCGGCCCCTGGATGCTCTCGGTGATGCTCGACTACATGCGCCAGGTGTTCACCGGCATCCCTGGCCTGATCGGCTAG
- the fliP gene encoding flagellar type III secretion system pore protein FliP (The bacterial flagellar biogenesis protein FliP forms a type III secretion system (T3SS)-type pore required for flagellar assembly.), which produces MLNKKVWLAAGLALLPLLAFAQPGLPAFNTSPGPGGGTTYSLPVQTLLLLTALTFIPAALLMMTSFTRIIIVLSLLRQALGTQTAPPNQVMVGLALFLTLFVMGPTFDRIYSEAYVPLQENKIQMMEALNRGAVPLKEFMVKQTRQSDLALFVKISRSPALQGPEDIPLRVLIPAFVTSELKTAFQIGFAIFIPFLIIDMVVASVLMSMGMMMMSPAVIALPFKLMLFVLVDGWQLLLGSLSQSFY; this is translated from the coding sequence ATGTTAAATAAGAAAGTTTGGCTGGCCGCGGGGCTCGCCTTGTTGCCCCTGCTGGCCTTCGCCCAGCCGGGCCTGCCGGCCTTCAACACCAGCCCGGGTCCGGGCGGCGGCACCACCTATTCGCTGCCGGTCCAGACCCTGCTGCTGCTGACCGCCCTCACCTTCATCCCGGCCGCCCTCCTGATGATGACCAGCTTCACCCGCATCATCATCGTGCTCTCGCTGCTGCGCCAGGCGCTCGGCACCCAGACCGCGCCGCCCAACCAGGTGATGGTCGGGCTCGCCCTGTTCCTGACCCTGTTCGTGATGGGGCCGACCTTCGACCGCATCTACAGCGAAGCCTATGTGCCGCTGCAGGAAAACAAGATCCAGATGATGGAGGCCCTGAACCGGGGCGCGGTGCCGCTCAAGGAATTCATGGTCAAGCAGACCCGCCAGTCCGACCTCGCCCTGTTCGTCAAGATCTCGCGCTCGCCCGCGCTGCAGGGGCCGGAAGACATTCCGCTGCGGGTCCTGATCCCGGCCTTCGTCACGAGCGAGCTGAAGACGGCCTTCCAGATCGGCTTCGCCATCTTCATCCCCTTCCTGATCATCGACATGGTGGTGGCCTCGGTGCTGATGTCGATGGGTATGATGATGATGTCGCCGGCCGTGATCGCCCTGCCCTTCAAGCTGATGCTCTTCGTGCTGGTCGACGGTTGGCAACTGCTGCTGGGATCGCTGTCCCAGAGTTTCTACTGA
- the fliO gene encoding flagellar biosynthetic protein FliO, protein MTKRNVAIKYLPGLASAPTLRVFTAALLFAPLAACAAPPPAASAPAAQPAAPAPAARQPATPGDSPAAPANAPAPAAQDPATTPRRPGETTTGRPPAPVRPAPSAAAGSTAPAPASLPGDQPAAPAPAPVPADQSGTQPGTQSGTQMGTQMGTQPASPAAPAPAPVQSAPQVALPASTPAAGSLFQTIMALVLVLAVLAGLAWFMKRFGGRMMGTSNANLRIVGALNIGGRERIMVVEVGDQWIVVGASPGRVNALATLPRQEGAAADAATQPGAPAASFSDWLKTTIDKRHVK, encoded by the coding sequence ATGACCAAGCGCAACGTCGCGATCAAGTACCTCCCAGGGTTGGCCAGCGCGCCAACCCTGCGCGTTTTCACGGCCGCCCTGCTGTTCGCACCGCTGGCAGCCTGCGCCGCGCCGCCCCCGGCCGCCAGCGCGCCGGCAGCGCAGCCTGCCGCCCCGGCCCCGGCCGCCCGGCAGCCCGCCACCCCTGGAGATTCCCCCGCAGCGCCGGCCAATGCGCCCGCGCCCGCCGCCCAGGACCCGGCCACCACCCCGCGCCGTCCTGGCGAGACCACCACCGGCCGCCCTCCGGCGCCGGTGCGTCCCGCGCCCTCGGCCGCAGCGGGCAGTACCGCGCCGGCGCCGGCCAGCCTGCCGGGCGACCAGCCGGCCGCGCCTGCGCCTGCGCCTGTGCCCGCGGACCAGTCGGGAACCCAGCCGGGAACCCAGTCGGGGACCCAGATGGGGACCCAGATGGGGACCCAGCCTGCAAGTCCGGCAGCCCCGGCGCCGGCTCCCGTCCAGTCCGCTCCGCAAGTCGCCCTGCCGGCTTCGACGCCGGCGGCCGGCAGCCTGTTCCAGACCATCATGGCCCTGGTCCTGGTGCTCGCCGTGCTGGCGGGCCTAGCCTGGTTCATGAAGCGCTTCGGCGGCCGCATGATGGGCACCAGCAATGCCAACCTGCGCATCGTCGGCGCGCTCAACATCGGCGGGCGCGAACGCATCATGGTGGTCGAGGTCGGCGACCAGTGGATCGTGGTCGGCGCCTCGCCCGGCCGCGTCAACGCCCTTGCCACCCTGCCGCGCCAGGAAGGCGCGGCCGCCGATGCCGCCACCCAGCCCGGCGCGCCGGCCGCGAGCTTCTCCGACTGGCTCAAGACTACGATCGACAAGCGTCATGTTAAATAA
- the fliN gene encoding flagellar motor switch protein FliN, whose protein sequence is MSDTQDDQGSLDDDWGAAIAEQAAAEAAALERQQQAAAAAPSAAVFKDFSNKGARNDTPNDIDFILDIPVQLTVELGRTKIAIKNLLQLAQGSVVELDGLAGEPMDVLVNGCLIAQGEVVVVNDKFGIRLTDIITPSERIRKLNK, encoded by the coding sequence ATGTCTGACACCCAGGACGATCAAGGCAGCCTCGACGACGATTGGGGCGCGGCGATTGCCGAGCAGGCCGCGGCCGAAGCGGCGGCGCTCGAACGCCAGCAGCAGGCGGCCGCCGCTGCGCCGAGCGCGGCCGTGTTCAAGGACTTCTCGAACAAGGGCGCGCGCAACGACACGCCGAACGACATCGACTTCATCCTCGACATCCCGGTCCAGCTGACCGTGGAGCTCGGCCGCACCAAGATCGCGATCAAGAACCTGCTGCAACTGGCCCAGGGCTCGGTGGTGGAACTGGACGGCCTGGCCGGCGAGCCGATGGACGTGCTGGTGAACGGCTGCCTGATCGCCCAGGGCGAGGTGGTGGTCGTGAACGACAAGTTCGGTATCCGTCTGACTGATATCATCACGCCATCTGAACGGATCCGAAAACTGAATAAATGA